The following coding sequences lie in one Primulina huaijiensis isolate GDHJ02 chromosome 2, ASM1229523v2, whole genome shotgun sequence genomic window:
- the LOC140970832 gene encoding calcium uniporter protein 2, mitochondrial-like, with the protein MAFSKSITQRLFNISRVPNPPPLTNFRVSSSSLAVKSAAFRRQGTPDKLDHDPGDDGVFRRCFHLIPAAVASPELGYFLNGERLLEKFRGMDVVKERIRIGEASPLEETVTLADAKKVLMVSQIEIVKSTLRKIEKGCVSYTEFLQICVQECSNHDQGIKFAELLDESGAVLVLGDFVFLRPEQVMKTIQGLIPSTAAHNPNDPRMKQLQEMEKRKIAIDEKAEHHVKRELFCGLACLVIQTAALMRLTFWELTWDVMEPICFYGTSIYFIGRYGFFLRTSKEPSFRGFFQSRFITKQKQLMKLQNFDVERYNELKKACHTDQMTPHEHLRM; encoded by the exons ATGGCGTTCAGTAAGTCAATAACCCAACGCCTGTTCAACATTTCAAGAGTCCCAAACCCCCCACCCCTAACAAATTTTCGCGTTTCCTCGTCATCATTGGCTGTGAAATCCGCCGCGTTTCGTCGTCAAGGAACGCCTGATAAACTAGACCACGATCCGGGGGATGACGGTGTTTTCCGGCGATGCTTCCACCTCATCCCGGCCGCTGTGGCGTCACCTGAACTTGGGTATTTCCTCAATGGAGAAAGGCTCTTGGAGAAGTTTCGGGGGATGGACGTTGTGAAAGAGCGGATCAGGATTGGTGAAGCGTCGCCGCTGGAGGAGACGGTGACGTTGGCGGACGCGAAAAAAGTCCTCATGGTTTCGCAGATCGAGATTGTGAAATCCACGCTGAGGAAGATTGAAAAGGGTTGTGTTTCTTATACGGAGTTCTTGCAGATTTGTGTTCAAGAATGCTCGAACCATGATCAGGGGATTAAATTTGCTGAATTGCTTGATGAATCAGGGGCTGTTCTCGTTCTTGGAGATTTTGTCTTCCTCAGGCCGGAACAG GTGATGAAAACCATCCAAGGCCTAATCCCTTCAACTGCAGCACACAACCCAAACGATCCAAGAATGAAGCAGCTCCAAGAAATGGAGAAGCGAAAGATAGCCATTGATGAGAAAGCAGAACATCATGTGAAACGTGAGCTCTTCTGTGGATTAGCCTGTTTGGTCATCCAGACAGCTGCGCTCATGAGACTGACGTTTTGGGAGCTTACATGGGATGTAATGGAACCGATTTGCTTCTATGGTACGTCTATATACTTCATAGGCAGATACGGCTTCTTCCTAAGGACCTCCAAAGAGCCCTCGTTCCGAGGGTTTTTCCAGAGCCGGTTTATCACTAAGCAGAAGCAATTGATGAAGCTTCAGAATTTCGATGTCGAGAGGTATAATGAGCTCAAGAAAGCTTGCCATACTGATCAAATGACACCCCATGAACATCTGAGAATGTAG
- the LOC140970833 gene encoding pentatricopeptide repeat-containing protein At2g01390, with the protein MYFCIFARLILKKPRPSYVSVNTCDFSSQRIIRPSKPITQIHRKFKKSPKSSLKNEFIEPKVYKSDVIPKVYSILKYSTWDCAQGQLENLPIKWDSYAVNQVLKTHPPMEKAWLFFNWAARRKNFKHDQYTYTTMLDIFGEARRVSSMNFVFEQMKEKGIKIDVVTYTSLLHWMSKDGDVDGAIKVWKEMKEKGCDPTVVSYTAYMKILFDHKKVNEATCVYREMLRSGLSPNVYTYTVLMDYLACSGKVDEALEIFKRMQEAGVQPEKATCNILIEICSTRGETWAMMKILQYMKESSIVLRYPVYQKALEAFKMAGESDFLLRQVHQHLNNECPDKFYAMPSESDSTIDNGIVLNLLNKQNLVAVDSLLTDTMRKGIPLNAEVLSKIVEVNCINSRQNHALLAFEYCVELGIAVDRTALLALIGLAVRTNSFQNVMKVVEEMVKQGQSLGVHLNSLLIYRLGCNKELVSAVKIFDLLPDEEKGTSEFTALIGAYFSCGIVDKALEQFEIMRSKGVKLALGTYCVLITGLEKCGRVRDADCYRKEKKRLESETCARDVSMEETVCNILFARG; encoded by the exons ATGTATTTTTGCATCTTTGCTCGCCTAATTCTAAAAAAACCGCGACCTTCATATGTTTCGGTTAACACCTGTGATTTTAGCTCGCAGAGAATTATCAGGCCTTCAAAACCCATCACTCAAATCCATCGAAAGTTTAAGAAATCTCCGAAATCATCGCTCAAGAACGAGTTTATAGAACCAAAAGTGTACAAGAGTGATGTAATCCCTAAAGTATACAGTATATTGAAATACTCGACGTGGGATTGTGCTCAAGGACAGCTGGAGAATCTCCCAATTAAATGGGATTCATACGCTGTCAACCAAGTCCTCAAGACTCATCCTCCTATGGAGAAAGCGTGGCTCTTTTTCAATTGGGCAGCAAGGAGGAAAAATTTCAAGCACGACCAGTATACGTACACCACTATGTTGGATATTTTTGGGGAAGCAAGGCGGGTATCATCAATGAACTTTGTGTTTGAGCAAATGAAGGAGAAGGGGATCAAGATCGATGTCGTTACTTACACTTCCTTATTGCATTGGATGTCAAAAGATGGGGATGTTGATGGGGCGATTAAGGTTTGGAAGGAGATGAAGGAGAAGGGATGTGATCCAACAGTTGTTTCTTACACTGCTTACATGAAGATTTTGTTCGATCACAAGAAAGTGAATGAGGCAACTTGTGTGTACCGGGAAATGCTTCGGTCGGGCTTGTCGCCAAATGTATACACATATACGGTCCTGATGGATTATCTTGCTTGCTCTG GCAAAGTTGACGAGGCTTTGGAGATATTTAAAAGAATGCAAGAAGCTGGTGTGCAGCCTGAAAAAGCTACATGCaatattttgattgaaataTGTAGCACGAGAGGGGAAACATGGGCAATGATGAAAATCCTTCAATACATGAAGGAAAGCTCCATTGTCCTCCGGTATCCTGTATATCAGAAAGCACTCGAAGCTTTTAAAATGGCTGGGGAAAGTGATTTTCTTCTGAGGCAAGTTCACCAACACTTGAACAATGAGTGTCCAGACAAATTTTATGCAATGCCTTCTGAGAGTGATTCCACTATCGATAATGGGATtgtattaaatcttttaaataagcAGAATCTTGTTGCTGTTGATTCTTTGCTTACTGACACTATGAGGAAGGGTATCCCACTAAACGCTGAGGTTCTCTCGAAAATTGTCGAGGTAAACTGTATTAATAGTAGACAAAACCATGCTTTACTGGCATTTGAGTATTGTGTGGAGTTGGGAATAGCTGTCGACCGAACAGCGTTGCTTGCCTTAATAGGTTTGGCCGTGAGAACAAATTCATTTCAAAACGTGATGAAAGTCGTAGAAGAAATGGTAAAGCAAGGTCAATCTCTTGGTGTACACTTAAATTCACTTCTAATATATCGTCTTGGCTGCAACAAAGAGCTCGTTTCTGCggtaaaaatatttgatttattaccTGATGAAGAGAAGGGCACTTCCGAATTTACGGCCTTAATAGGCGCTTACTTCTCTTGTGGGATCGTTGACAAGGCTTTGGAGCAATTCGAAATCATGAGGAGCAAAGGTGTTAAACTTGCATTAGGAACTTACTGTGTCTTGATAACTGGTCTGGAAAAATGTGGTAGAGTCCGCGACGCGGACTGTTACCGGAAGGAAAAGAAGAGACTTGAAAGTGAAACCTGTGCTCGAGATGTTTCAATGGAGGAGACCGTATGCAACATTTTATTTGCTCGTGGATAG
- the LOC140960418 gene encoding uncharacterized protein — protein MGICSSCESGSAVNTAKLISFDGRLQEFSSPVKVFYVLQKNPECFICDSDEMNYDDVVSAVSDDEELQLGRLYFALPLSKLQRRMRAEEMAALAVKASSALGYKKCRCRANTSVFTDEAVNVGDAGAGRSGRRRGKFSARLNAIPE, from the coding sequence ATGGGCATTTGCAGTTCCTGCGAGTCGGGTTCTGCAGTGAATACAGCCAAACTGATATCATTTGATGGAAGATTGCAGGAGTTTTCTTCCCCCGTCAAGGTCTTCTACGTGTTGCAGAAGAATCCCGAGTGTTTCATCTGCGACTCCGATGAGATGAACTACGACGATGTCGTGTCGGCGGTGAGTGATGATGAGGAGCTGCAACTGGGTCGGCTCTACTTCGCTCTTCCGTTGAGCAAGCTGCAGAGGCGGATGCGGGCGGAGGAGATGGCTGCGCTGGCGGTGAAGGCCAGCTCCGCTTTGGGTTATAAGAAATGCAGGTGTCGTGCGAATACGTCGGTGTTTACAGATGAGGCGGTGAATGTGGGGGACGCCGGGGCCGGGAGAAGTGGCCGGAGGAGGGGAAAGTTCTCGGCGAGGTTGAACGCCATTCCTGAGTAG
- the LOC140970831 gene encoding proline-rich receptor-like protein kinase PERK8: MASKSPSPESSISPLPSSSPANSTSQGSNPNQTTNAPPSPSPPSNSTSPPPQSPPSPPGPSTPPPAPPLEMSPPPPLPPSWPLPLPPALSPPSHAVSRPPSPPPAPPPTANSPPPPPPEPQISSPPPPSGGSPPEESSAPPMTPPPPPVVSNPPPPPATKSPPPPSVAHPPKKSHPRHSLPPPPTSAPPLPTSSSPPSSAMSPPPPDNSSIIWNAQPPFPSEKPIARPTNTSPNITAVAISGNSQGRKAGGVAVVGSVVGFLALSLVVLAMWFTRRQKKRKNQFNLRYAMSSPFASSQNSDSSFLRSQNSAQLAGTASANNYIHSSDSGLGTSRSWFTYEELSAATNEFSKKNLLGEGGFGCVYKGVLADRRDVAVKQLKAGGGQGEREFRAEVEIISRIHHRHLVSLVGYCIFEHQRLLVYDYVPNDTLYYHLHVEGKPAMDWATRVKVAAGAARGLAYLHEDCQPRIIHRDIKSSNILLDSNFEARVADFGLAKLALELDIHTHVSTRVMGTFGYLAPEYASTGKLTEKSDVYSFGVVLLELITGRKPVDASQPLGDESLVEWARPLLTQALETEDFKDLVDPRLGTDFVAGEMFRMIEAAAACVRHLAAKRPRMSQMVRALDSMDELADLNNGMKPGQSGIYDSREHSAQIRMFQRMVFGSQDLSSDFYSHPQSSRRN, translated from the exons ATGGCTTCGAAGTCACCATCGCCTGAATCTTCTATAAGTCCACTTCCATCATCTTCCCCTGCTAATTCTACATCTCAGGGATCAAATCCGAATCAGACAACCAATGCACCTCCTTCTCCATCCCCTCCATCCAACTCCACATCTCCACCTCCTCAATCTCCTCCATCACCACCTGGTCCTTCCACCCCTCCGCCCGCACCTCCACTTGAAATGTCACCACCACCACCTTTACCGCCGTCTTGGCCACTACCATTACCCCCAGCATTGTCACCTCCGTCTCACGCGGTGTCACGACCACCATCCCCTCCTCCTGCCCCACCTCCCACTGCTAATTCGCCGCCGCCACCACCACCAGAACCACAAATTTCATCCCCTCCGCCACCATCAGGGGGTTCTCCTCCCGAAGAATCCTCTGCCCCTCCCATGACACCACCTCCTCCACCAGTTGTTTCAAATCCTCCTCCTCCACCTGCTACCAAATCTCCTCCACCTCCATCTGTTGCACACCCACCAAAGAAATCTCATCCACGACATTCTCTTCCACCCCCTCCAACCAGTGCGCCTCCTCTACCTACATCTAGTAGCCCTCCGTCTTCCGCTATGTCGCCTCCTCCCCCAGACAACTCTTCTATCATTTGGAACGCACAACCTCCTTTCCCCTCAGAGAAACCGATAGCAAGGCCAACTAACACTAGCCCAAATATAACCGCGGTTGCAATATCAGGGAATTCTCAGGGTCGAAAAGCTGGAGGTGTAGCAGTGGTGGGCAGTGTCGTTGGTTTTTTGGCTCTCTCTCTTGTGGTTTTGGCCATGTGGTTTACCCGTAGACAGAAGAAAAGGAAGAACCAATTTAATCTCAGATATGCGATGTCATCTCCTTTTGCATCCTCCCAAAATTCAG ATTCATCATTTCTAAGGTCCCAGAATTCAGCACAACTAGCTGGAACTGCTTCAGCAAATAATTACATTCACTCATCGGACAGTGGTCTAGGCACTTCAAGATCATGGTTCACATATGAAGAACTATCAGCTGCAACAAATGAGTTTTCGAAAAAGAATCTTCTTGGGGAAGGTGGATTTGGCTGTGTTTATAAAGGAGTTCTTGCAGATAGAAGAGATGTTGCGGTTAAACAGCTCAAAGCTGGCGGTGGACAAGGAGAACGAGAATTCAGAGCGGAAGTAGAGATCATAAGCCGGATCCACCATAGGCATTTGGTATCACTCGTTGGCTACTGTATATTCGAGCATCAGAGGTTGCTTGTCTATGATTATGTCCCCAATGACACCCTATATTATCATCTTCACG TTGAAGGCAAGCCAGCCATGGATTGGGCTACCAGAGTTAAAGTTGCTGCTGGTGCAGCTCGTGGACTAGCTTATCTTCATGAAGACT GTCAACCCCGTATCATCCACAGAGATATTAAGTCCTCTAACATTCTATTGGACAGTAACTTCGAAGCTCGG GTTGCGGATTTTGGGCTTGCAAAGTTAGCACTCGAATTGGATATACATACTCATGTTTCGACTCGGGTCATGGGAACGTTCGG ATATTTGGCTCCGGAGTATGCATCAACAGGTAAATTGACTGAGAAATCTGACGTGTATTCATTTGGTGTGGTGCTTTTGGAGCTCATCACAGGGCGTAAGCCTGTTGATGCATCTCAACCTTTGGGCGATGAAAGCCTGGTTGAATGG GCTCGACCACTGCTTACACAAGCACTCGAGACCGAAGATTTCAAAGATTTGGTTGACCCGAGGCTGGGAACAGACTTCGTTGCTGGTGAAATGTTCCGGATGATTGAAGCAGCAGCAGCCTGCGTGCGCCATTTAGCTGCAAAAAGACCCCGGATGAGCCAG ATGGTGAGAGCTTTAGATTCGATGGACGAATTAGCAGATTTGAACAACGGAATGAAACCGGGACAAAGTGGGATTTATGATTCAAGAGAACATTCTGCTCAAATCAGAATGTTCCAAAGGATGGTTTTTGGAAGTCAAGATTTGAGTTCAGATTTCTACAGTCATCCTCAAAGCAGCAGGAGAAATTGA
- the LOC140970829 gene encoding uncharacterized protein, with protein sequence MYAAKPRSLYRKFPGALTSQPPSDAPYSGNLLFSDEESDAMDFSCFGICNNDRIKTLPFPQDRMLRVVHSSSHEEASVTKVWFVPVLDHPLSSNRYYVLKAKGRHKGQAYTCSREGEETLCCFKNLGTDSKTRPFDYRNRYQQFEIHHNHRGGFFAQSLEWDGYPPDFLRINGWEVYVSHSFKLHLQETRDHLHSITSSNLPELNFPLYSKRSITTVIGSWYTPFAFVREDEGNNNMISIGDQMRKSLIYEWSLKQWWEEIYSCENGSNQGRNNNLVSMDVRVKRSFCLVRGMEAEKDDDRRRDFEGFQWFRVEERSGLRRAGVGLSLGVYDKLRGLQERRGWFDNDGEKEIRVHGRKEIESGREWRRFGCYVFVESFELRRMDGVLLINFSFRDTNRVQCKWE encoded by the exons ATGTATGCAGCAAAACCACGTTCACTGTACCGAAAATTCCCAGGCGCTCTCACATCACAGCCGCCTTCAGATGCTCCATACTCCGGAAACCTGTTATTTTCCGACGAGGAATCGGACGCGATGGATTTCTCCTGTTTCGGGATATGCAATAATGACAGAATCAAAACACTGCCATTTCCCCAAGACAGGATGTTGCGGGTGGTTCATTCGTCGTCACACGAGGAAGCGAGTGTAACAAAAGTTTGGTTTGTGCCTGTTCTGGATCACCCTCTTTCGTCGAATCGATACTACGTGCTTAAAGCCAAGGGAAGACACAAAGG ACAAGCTTACACATGCTCCAGAGAAGGAGAAGAGACACTGTGCTGCTTCAAAAATCTTGGAACGGATTCAAAAACCCGACCTTTTGATTACAGAAACAGGTACCAACAATTCGAGATTCATCACAACCACAGAGGTGGTTTCTTCGCACAGTCGCTAGAATGGGACGGCTATCCTCCAGATTTCCTCAGAATAAATGGGTGGGAAGTTTACGTATCCCACTCATTCAAACTACATCTTCAAGAAACTCGAGATCATCTCCATAGCATCACCTCATCGAACCTCCCCGAACTCAACTTCCCACTATACTCAAAACGTTCGATTACAACCGTGATCGGAAGCTGGTACACCCCATTTGCTTTCGTGAGAGAAGATGAAGGGAACAACAATATGATCAGTATCGGTGATCAGATGAGAAAGAGCTTGATCTATGAATGGAGCTTAAAGCAGTGGTGGGAGGAGATATATTCATGTGAAAACGGGTCGAACCAGGGCAGAAACAACAACCTTGTGTCTATGGACGTGAGAGTGAAGAGGTCGTTCTGTTTGGTAAGAGGTATGGAAGCTGAGAAGGACGATGACCGTAGGCGAGATTTCGAGGGTTTTCAATGGTTTCGAGTGGAGGAGAGGAGTGGGTTAAGGAGAGCGGGTGTAGGGTTGAGTTTGGGTGTATATGACAAGTTGAGGGGCTTACAAGAGAGGAGAGGGTGGTTTGATAATGATGGGGAAAAGGAAATTAGGGTTCATGGGAGGAAGGAGATCGAAAGTGGGAGAGAATGGAGGAGGTTTGGTTGCTATGTGTTTGTGGAGAGTTTTGAGTTGAGGAGAATGGATGGGGTTTTGTtgattaatttttcttttaggGATACTAACAGGGTTCAATGCAAATGGGAGTAA
- the LOC140970830 gene encoding glucan endo-1,3-beta-D-glucosidase-like, giving the protein MLKKIRRKVKTIVTKPFKKKRGNKPNTPPAASSSPQPSSPTMSPPRTAQKALHSHPFIFPKTHSSVLPDPSPLFASHLLSTPLPTNSFFQNFVLKNGDQPEYLHPYLVKSSQSSLSICFPSLSDNPAFIYQAFVDDLIISTLNNPNPISTHIVSAFDDLSVTLDFPSSNIRFHLVRGSPFLTCNVMSSAAVSISTIHAILELSPNSSCTKYTIKLNNNQTWLLYSSSPISLSHDLSRITSGMFSGVIRIALLPDSNPRFEAILDRFSSCYPVSGEAVFTKPFCLEYRWEKRGWGDLLMLAHPLHLRLLSGADFPVTILEDFKYTSIDGDLVGVAGDSWVLKSDPVSVTWHSVKGIEEESYPEIIEALVKDVDALNLGTIATSSSYFYGKLIARGARLALIAEEICYPDAIPAIRKFLKETIEPWLDGTFGANGFLYDAKWGGLVTKQGSMDSGADFGFGLYNDHHYHLGYFVYGIAVLAKIDAAWGRKYRPQAYSLMADFMNLSRRANSNYTRLRCFDMWKLHSWAGGLTEFADGRNQESTSEAVNAYYSAALMGLAYGDSHLISVGSTISAFEIQAAQTWWHVREESNLYPKEFVKDNRVVGVLWSNKRDSGLWFAPAEWKECRLGIQLLPILPISEAIFSDIRFVKELVAWTFPALAREGVGEGWKGFLYALQGIYDKKGALDNIRSLNGYDDGNSLTNLLWWIHSREYEEDGFEKEWKFCWFRHYCH; this is encoded by the coding sequence ATGCTGAAGAAAATTAGACGAAAAGTCAAAACCATCGTCACCAAGCCATTCAAGAAAAAGCGAGGAAATAAACCAAATACCCCGCCCGCCGCCTCTTCTTCTCCGCAGCCATCTTCCCCCACCATGTCGCCGCCGCGGACCGCCCAAAAAGCACTACACTCTCACCCATTTATCTTCCCTAAAACCCATTCCTCAGTCCTCCCTGATCCCTCCCCGTTATTCGCCTCGCACCTCCTCTCCACCCCCTTACCCACAAACTCTTTTTTCCAGAACTTTGTCCTAAAAAATGGCGATCAGCCCGAATACCTTCACCCTTATCTGGTCAAATCATCGCAATCTTCACTGTCCATTTGTTTTCCATCTCTATCCGATAATCCTGCATTCATTTACCAGGCTTTCGTTGATGATCTCATCATATCCACCTTGAATAACCCCAATCCAATTTCAACCCACATCGTATCTGCCTTTGATGACCTCAGCGTCACATTAGACTTCCCCTCCAGCAATATTAGGTTCCATCTTGTTAGGGGGAGTCCCTTTTTGACGTGTAATGTGATGAGTAGTGCCGCCGTTTCGATTTCTACAATTCATGCCATTCTTGAATTGTCTCCCAATAGTTCCTGTACTAAATACACCATTAAGCTGAATAACAATCAGACATGGCTCTTGTATTCGTCTTCGCCAATAAGTTTAAGCCATGACTTAAGTAGGATTACCTCTGGCATGTTTTCGGGTGTGATTAGGATCGCTTTGTTACCTGATTCGAACCCAAGATTTGAAGCCATTCTTGATCGATTCAGTTCATGTTATCCTGTGAGCGGTGAAGCAGTTTTCACAAAGCCATTTTGTTTAGAATATAGATGGGAAAAGAGAGGTTGGGGGGATTTATTGATGCTTGCACATCCTCTCCATCTTCGCCTTCTATCGGGTGCCGATTTCCCTGTTACCATTTTAGAGGATTTCAAGTACACTAGTATTGATGGCGATCTTGTTGGTGTTGCTGGGGATTCTTGGGTATTGAAAAGTGATCCTGTGTCTGTAACTTGGCATTCTGTCAAGGGGATTGAGGAAGAATCATATCCTGAAATAATTGAAGCTCTGGTTAAAGATGTTGATGCTTTGAATTTGGGTACCATAGCAACTTCCTCATCTTACTTTTATGGGAAATTGATTGCTAGAGGTGCAAGATTGGCACTGATTGCTGAAGAAATATGTTATCCTGATGCGATTCCGGCTATTAGGAAGTTCTTAAAGGAAACGATCGAACCTTGGTTGGATGGGACATTTGGTGCTAATGGTTTCTTATATGATGCAAAATGGGGTGGATTAGTGACTAAACAAGGATCGATGGATTCGGGGGCTGATTTTGGATTTGGACTATATAATGATCATCACTATCACCTTGGGTATTTTGTGTATGGAATTGCTGTGCTTGCCAAAATTGATGCTGCCTGGGGGAGGAAGTACAGGCCCCAAGCTTATTCACTCATGGCTGATTTTATGAACTTAAGCAGGCGAGCAAACTCGAATTATACCCGTTTGAGATGTTTCGACATGTGGAAATTGCATTCTTGGGCTGGAGGTTTAACTGAATTTGCAGATGGTCGTAACCAAGAAAGCACAAGCGAGGCGGTGAATGCATATTATTCGGCTGCTCTAATGGGATTAGCATATGGAGATAGCCACCTTATTTCAGTCGGATCCACTATATCAGCTTTCGAAATACAGGCAGCACAGACATGGTGGCATGTGAGAGAGGAGAGCAATTTGTATCCGAAAGAATTTGTGAAAGACAACAGGGTAGTTGGTGTTTTGTGGTCTAACAAAAGGGACAGTGGCCTTTGGTTTGCTCCAGCCGAATGGAAGGAGTGCCGGCTTGGCATTCAACTTCTGCCTATACTGCCAATCAGTGAAGCTATATTCTCGGATATACGTTTCGTAAAAGAGCTTGTGGCATGGACCTTTCCAGCGCTTGCAAGGGAAGGGGTCGGAGAAGGTTGGAAGGGATTCTTGTATGCACTTCAAGGAATCTATGACAAAAAAGGCGCGTTAGATAATATTCGAAGTTTAAATGGTTATGATGATGGGAACTCATTGACGAATCTTTTATGGTGGATTCATAGTAGGGAATATGAAGAAGATGGATTTGAAAAGGAATGGAAATTCTGTTGGTTCCGGCACTATTGTCATTGA
- the LOC140960410 gene encoding stress-induced protein KIN2-like — protein MDRSQKASFHAGEAKGQAQEKTNQMMDNISNKAESAKESVTETGQQMKAKAQGAVDAIKDSTGMNK, from the exons atggatCGATCCCAAAAAGCCAGTTTCCATGCCGGTGAGGCCAAGGGCCAGGCTCAG GAGAAGACTAACCAGATGATGGACAATATCAGCAATAAAGCTGAGTCTGCAAAAGAATCAGTTACTGAG ACTGGGCAGCAGATGAAGGCTAAGGCACAAGGAGCTGTTGATGCTATCAAGGACTCCACTGGAATGAACAAGTGA
- the LOC140960426 gene encoding cold-regulated 413 plasma membrane protein 2-like — MGRMDYLAMKTDQETTELLNSDLNELKMAAKKLMDHATKLGGLGFGTSFLKWVASFAAIYLLILDRTNWRTNMLTSLLIPYIFFSFPWSMFNLLRGEVGKWIAFIAVVLRLFFPRHFPDWLEMPGSLILLLVVAPDIFAHTMRGNWIGVAICLAIGCYLLQEHIRASGGFRNSFTQSHGISNTVGIILLLVFPIWAMVTHVV, encoded by the exons ATGGGGAGGATGGATTATTTAGCGATGAAGACTGATCAAGAAACGACGGAGTTGCTGAACTCGGACTTGAATGAGCTGAAAATGGCTGCCAAGAAACTCATGGATCATGCCACCAAACTGGGCGGTCTCGGCTTCGGAACTTCTTTCCTCAAATGGGTCGCCTCCTTCGCTGCAAT ATATTTGTTGATCTTGGACCGAACGAACTGGAGGACGAACATGCTGACTTCTCTACTGATTCCTTACATTTTCTTCAGCTTTCCTTGGTCGATGTTCAACTTGTTACG GGGAGAGGTTGGTAAATGGATTGCTTTCATTGCAGTTGTACTAAGGCTTTTCTTCCCCCGACATTTCCCAG ACTGGCTGGAGATGCCTGGTTCGCTGATCCTTCTGTTGGTAGTCGCCCCGGATATCTTCGCTCATACGATGAGAGGCAACTGGATTGGAGTAGCAATATGTCTTGCTATTGGATGTTATCtgcttcaagaacacataaggGCGTCCGGTGGATTTAGGAACTCGTTCACTCAAAGCCATGGGATATCGAATACTGTTGGGATCATTCTCCTGCTAGTGTTTCCTATCTGGGCTATGGTCACACATGTTGTCTGA